A stretch of Acidimicrobiales bacterium DNA encodes these proteins:
- a CDS encoding PPOX class F420-dependent oxidoreductase produces MEIAEALEWAAGRRNGVLITLRRDGRAQSSDIAYAVMGDTIKISVTHDRAKTRNIARDGRVLLHVTNPAAYSYVSIDATAELSDVATAPDDAAVEELIEVYRAVAGDHDDWDEYRRAMVADGRCVIRLTPRSVTGMING; encoded by the coding sequence ATGGAGATCGCCGAAGCACTCGAGTGGGCCGCCGGACGACGCAACGGGGTGCTCATCACGCTGCGCCGCGACGGCCGGGCCCAGTCCTCGGACATCGCCTACGCGGTGATGGGCGACACGATCAAGATCAGCGTCACCCACGACCGGGCGAAGACCCGCAACATCGCCCGCGACGGACGGGTACTGCTGCACGTCACGAACCCCGCCGCCTACTCCTACGTCTCCATCGACGCCACCGCCGAACTGTCGGACGTCGCGACGGCTCCCGACGACGCCGCCGTCGAGGAGCTGATCGAGGTCTACCGGGCGGTCGCCGGCGACCACGACGACTGGGACGAGTACCGCCGGGCGATGGTCGCCGACGGCCGATGCGTGATCCGGCTCACGCCCCGGTCCGTCACCGGCATGATCAACGGCTGA
- a CDS encoding penicillin-binding transpeptidase domain-containing protein, which yields MIVRWAVCTAMVMVLAACADRGTGTAPATGTEPSLVEEPDWANLFEEHGVEGTFVLREIGDTTIRVHDPARARRAEIPASTFKILNSLIALETGVVADVDTAIDWDGVERSVAAWNRDHSLRTGIEVSAVWLYQEIAREVGSVRMAEMVDAADYGNADIGGPIDEFWLRGALRISPVEQIDFLARLVTGDLPFDLAHVDAVREILVRESGPGWVWAHKTGTALAAEPVLGWLVGFTEYEGREWVYAMNLDLGTIDLPEEIEPEVRQLVARSILERAGALPAGSG from the coding sequence GTGATCGTCCGGTGGGCCGTGTGCACGGCGATGGTCATGGTGCTCGCGGCGTGCGCCGACCGCGGCACGGGCACCGCGCCCGCGACCGGCACCGAACCGAGCCTCGTCGAGGAACCCGACTGGGCCAATCTGTTCGAGGAGCACGGCGTCGAGGGCACCTTCGTCCTCCGCGAGATCGGCGACACCACGATCCGGGTCCACGATCCTGCCCGGGCCCGACGGGCGGAGATCCCGGCCTCCACGTTCAAGATCCTGAACTCGCTCATCGCCCTGGAGACGGGCGTCGTCGCCGACGTCGACACGGCGATTGATTGGGACGGCGTCGAACGGTCCGTCGCCGCATGGAATCGGGACCACTCGCTGCGGACCGGGATCGAGGTCTCGGCGGTGTGGCTGTACCAGGAGATCGCGCGTGAGGTCGGATCCGTCCGCATGGCGGAGATGGTGGACGCCGCGGACTACGGAAACGCCGACATCGGCGGACCGATCGACGAGTTCTGGCTGCGTGGTGCGCTGCGGATCTCGCCGGTCGAGCAGATCGACTTCCTCGCTCGTCTCGTCACCGGTGATCTGCCCTTCGACCTCGCCCACGTCGATGCGGTGCGCGAGATCCTCGTGCGGGAGTCAGGCCCCGGCTGGGTGTGGGCCCACAAGACCGGCACTGCGCTCGCTGCGGAGCCCGTGCTCGGCTGGCTCGTCGGGTTCACCGAGTACGAGGGGCGGGAGTGGGTGTACGCGATGAACCTCGATCTCGGCACGATCGATCTGCCCGAGGAGATCGAACCCGAGGTCCGACAACTCGTCGCCCGGAGCATCCTCGAACGGGCCGGGGCCCTGCCCGCCGGCTCCGGTTAG
- a CDS encoding AMP-binding protein, translated as MEVPLTIADHLRRASLVYGDRVGIVDEPDQPAPSLGDITYRRFEELATGLAAGLDDLGLEHGARVGIVSQNAARVLVHLFGTSAFGRVAVPINFRLSRDEVDYIVQHCGAEALIIDPELEPSLGDIDVKHRFIAGEESDSLYRIGTEPRPWEPSEGATATINYTSGTTARPKGVEMTHRNLWINAATFGWHTGVSDRDVYLHTLPMFHCNGWGMPYAMTAMGAQQIVLRKVDGPEILRRVDQHGVTIMCGAPAVVAAVLDAAADWDGPIPGAGRVRIVVAGAPPPTRTIERVETELGWEFIQIYGLTETAPLLTINRTRAEWDELAPSERAVKLSRAGNPALGVTMATDDEGEVLARGNVILKSYWDNPEATAEALADDWFHTGDGGFIDDEHFVNLQDRKKDVIISGGENVSSIEVEDCVFSHDAIAEVAVIGVPDEKWGETVKALVVLAPGASATEQDIIDHCRERMAHYKCPTSVEFRDELARTATGKLQKFKLRAPYWENEERAIG; from the coding sequence ATGGAAGTACCGCTGACCATCGCTGATCATCTGCGCCGGGCGTCGCTCGTCTACGGCGACCGCGTGGGAATCGTCGACGAACCGGATCAGCCGGCCCCGTCCCTCGGCGACATCACGTACCGGCGATTCGAGGAGCTGGCGACCGGGTTGGCCGCCGGTCTCGACGATCTCGGACTCGAACACGGCGCCCGCGTCGGCATCGTGTCGCAGAACGCGGCCCGCGTCCTCGTGCACCTGTTCGGTACGAGCGCGTTCGGACGGGTTGCCGTGCCGATCAACTTCCGGCTCAGTCGGGACGAGGTCGACTACATCGTCCAGCACTGTGGCGCGGAGGCACTCATCATCGACCCCGAGCTCGAGCCGTCCCTCGGCGACATCGACGTGAAGCACCGCTTCATCGCCGGCGAGGAGAGCGACTCGCTCTACCGCATCGGCACCGAGCCGCGGCCCTGGGAGCCGTCGGAGGGCGCGACCGCGACGATCAACTACACGAGCGGCACCACGGCTCGCCCGAAGGGCGTCGAGATGACGCACCGCAATCTGTGGATCAACGCCGCCACGTTCGGCTGGCACACCGGTGTCAGCGATCGCGACGTCTACCTGCACACCCTGCCGATGTTCCACTGCAACGGCTGGGGCATGCCCTACGCGATGACGGCCATGGGGGCCCAGCAGATCGTCCTGCGCAAGGTCGACGGCCCCGAGATCCTCCGTCGGGTCGACCAGCACGGGGTGACCATCATGTGCGGCGCACCGGCCGTCGTCGCGGCCGTGCTCGACGCCGCGGCCGACTGGGACGGCCCGATTCCGGGGGCCGGGCGGGTCCGCATCGTGGTCGCCGGCGCGCCGCCCCCGACCCGCACGATCGAACGGGTGGAGACCGAGCTCGGCTGGGAGTTCATCCAGATCTACGGCCTCACCGAGACCGCACCCCTGCTGACGATCAACCGCACCCGCGCCGAATGGGACGAGCTGGCGCCGAGCGAGCGGGCCGTCAAGCTCTCACGGGCGGGCAACCCGGCCCTCGGGGTCACGATGGCGACGGACGACGAGGGTGAGGTGCTGGCCCGCGGCAACGTGATCCTCAAGAGCTACTGGGACAACCCCGAGGCCACCGCCGAAGCACTCGCCGACGACTGGTTCCACACGGGCGACGGCGGATTCATCGACGACGAGCACTTCGTCAACCTCCAGGACCGCAAGAAGGACGTGATCATCTCCGGCGGAGAGAACGTCTCCTCGATCGAGGTCGAGGACTGCGTCTTCTCCCACGACGCGATCGCCGAGGTGGCCGTGATCGGCGTGCCGGACGAGAAGTGGGGCGAGACCGTCAAAGCCCTGGTGGTGCTGGCCCCGGGCGCGTCCGCGACCGAGCAGGACATCATCGACCACTGCCGCGAGCGCATGGCCCACTACAAGTGCCCGACCTCGGTCGAGTTCCGCGACGAACTCGCCCGCACCGCGACCGGCAAGCTCCAGAAGTTCAAGCTGCGGGCCCCCTACTGGGAGAACGAGGAGCGGGCCATCGGCTGA
- a CDS encoding carbon-nitrogen hydrolase family protein: MTDSPASHRINDPRWPTSIRVASVNFAAVPRDKAATLEKMADAIGEAAAQGADLVVFPELALNTWGSCESCASAHAPCDWHLGQAEAADGPSATRLAAEAARHPIHVIYGFEETGDTPGTIHNSANLVAPDGSIQTYRKLHLGIPLETDRFTPGTELPVFETALGPIAISICYDFYNNPELARLQCLKGARLLVNPTGRSDLPQARENLTHATLVRAQENLVYAVSSNRVGSEHGDSSWAGGSVIGGPEFPGFAVALATAGASEEVIVADLDFDHVAQWHGWLPWTEWRLGEQRPITDLVRREFAALLDGDG; this comes from the coding sequence ATGACCGACAGCCCCGCATCGCACCGCATCAACGACCCCAGGTGGCCGACGTCGATCCGCGTGGCGTCGGTCAACTTCGCTGCCGTGCCCCGCGACAAGGCTGCGACCCTCGAGAAGATGGCCGACGCGATCGGCGAGGCGGCCGCTCAGGGCGCCGATCTCGTGGTGTTCCCGGAGCTCGCGCTGAACACCTGGGGATCCTGCGAGAGCTGCGCGTCCGCCCACGCGCCGTGCGACTGGCATCTCGGCCAGGCGGAGGCCGCCGACGGCCCGTCGGCGACGCGACTCGCGGCGGAAGCGGCGCGGCACCCGATCCACGTGATCTACGGGTTCGAGGAGACCGGCGACACGCCCGGCACGATCCACAACAGCGCGAACCTCGTCGCCCCGGATGGCTCGATCCAGACGTATCGCAAGCTCCATCTCGGCATCCCGCTCGAAACGGACCGCTTCACCCCCGGCACCGAGTTGCCCGTGTTCGAGACGGCCCTCGGACCGATCGCGATCTCGATCTGCTACGACTTCTACAACAACCCCGAGCTGGCCCGTCTCCAGTGCCTGAAGGGCGCCCGTCTCCTCGTGAACCCCACCGGGCGATCCGATCTGCCCCAGGCCCGCGAGAACCTGACCCACGCGACGCTGGTGCGAGCCCAGGAGAACCTCGTCTACGCGGTGTCGTCCAACCGGGTCGGCAGTGAGCACGGCGACTCGTCGTGGGCCGGCGGAAGCGTCATCGGCGGGCCGGAGTTCCCCGGGTTCGCCGTGGCCCTCGCAACGGCCGGCGCGAGCGAGGAGGTCATCGTGGCGGACCTGGACTTCGACCATGTCGCCCAGTGGCACGGCTGGCTCCCGTGGACCGAATGGCGGCTCGGCGAACAGCGGCCGATCACCGATCTCGTGCGTCGCGAGTTCGCCGCCCTGCTCGACGGCGACGGGTGA
- the dinB gene encoding DNA polymerase IV, protein MSTETRRATILHADLDAFYASVEQRDDPRLRGRPVIVGGGVVLACSYEAKRCGVRSAMNGGQARLLCPNAIVVEPRMDAYSEASDAVFERFHDFTPFVEPISVDEAFLDVTGAEHLFGPAREIAAQLRTRVLVDVGLPLSVGVARTKFLAKVASAQAKPDGLLYVEPGQELAFLHPLPVEVLWGVGPVTAGKLHDHGVDTVGDLASSGRADLQGYLGPHAGRHLRDLAHNLDPRRVDTGRRDRSMGAQRALGNRIRTREELRRELLALAEKVAARLRKADRVARTVTVRYRTQEMRYESRSRTLIEPSQNTGVLTATADELLLDLVDGPHGPGGALGRKGCTLIGITFSGLGRPDAIQLALRFPEEGRETTALDEMMDDIRGRWGKSAVARASLIDHAGGIPALTRPTALDAD, encoded by the coding sequence ATGTCGACCGAGACCCGCCGGGCCACCATCCTCCACGCGGACCTCGACGCGTTCTACGCCTCCGTCGAGCAGCGAGACGATCCCCGCCTCCGGGGCCGCCCGGTGATCGTCGGCGGCGGGGTCGTTCTCGCATGCAGCTACGAGGCGAAGCGCTGCGGCGTGCGGTCCGCCATGAACGGCGGGCAGGCACGCCTGCTGTGCCCCAACGCGATCGTGGTCGAGCCGAGAATGGACGCCTACTCCGAGGCGAGCGACGCCGTCTTCGAGCGCTTCCACGACTTCACGCCCTTCGTCGAACCGATCTCGGTGGACGAAGCGTTTCTCGACGTGACCGGGGCGGAGCACCTGTTCGGCCCGGCCCGCGAGATCGCGGCCCAGTTGCGCACCCGCGTCCTCGTAGACGTCGGCCTGCCCCTGTCCGTCGGTGTCGCCCGCACGAAGTTCCTCGCCAAGGTCGCCAGCGCGCAGGCCAAGCCGGACGGTCTCCTCTACGTCGAGCCGGGCCAGGAGCTGGCGTTCCTGCACCCGCTGCCGGTCGAGGTGCTGTGGGGCGTCGGTCCGGTCACGGCGGGGAAACTCCACGATCACGGTGTCGACACCGTGGGTGATCTGGCCTCCAGCGGTCGGGCCGACCTCCAGGGCTACCTGGGCCCCCACGCCGGCCGCCACCTCCGCGATCTCGCCCACAACCTCGATCCACGCCGGGTCGACACCGGTCGCCGGGACCGGTCCATGGGCGCGCAGCGGGCCCTCGGCAACCGGATCCGCACCCGAGAGGAACTGCGTCGCGAGCTGCTGGCGCTCGCCGAGAAGGTCGCCGCCCGCCTGCGCAAGGCGGACCGGGTCGCCCGCACCGTCACCGTGCGCTATCGCACCCAGGAGATGCGCTACGAGAGTCGGTCCCGCACCCTGATCGAGCCGAGCCAGAACACCGGCGTCCTGACCGCGACCGCCGATGAGCTCCTGCTCGACCTGGTCGACGGTCCCCATGGCCCCGGCGGCGCGCTCGGCCGCAAGGGTTGCACCCTGATCGGCATCACGTTCTCCGGGCTCGGCCGTCCCGACGCGATCCAGCTCGCCCTCCGGTTTCCCGAGGAGGGTCGGGAGACCACCGCGCTGGATGAGATGATGGACGACATCCGCGGGCGCTGGGGGAAGTCGGCGGTGGCCCGGGCCTCGCTGATCGACCATGCGGGCGGCATCCCCGCCCTCACCCGGCCGACGGCATTGGACGCCGACTAG
- a CDS encoding helix-turn-helix transcriptional regulator: MKSRLRAMRAEVGWSQAALADVLGVSRQTVNAIETGRYDPSLPVAFAIAAAFDTTIEDIFIPEPADRENPAR, from the coding sequence GTGAAGAGCCGGCTGCGGGCGATGCGGGCGGAGGTGGGATGGAGCCAGGCTGCGCTCGCCGACGTCCTCGGGGTGTCGCGCCAGACGGTCAACGCCATCGAGACCGGCCGCTACGACCCGAGCCTGCCGGTCGCCTTCGCCATCGCGGCGGCGTTCGACACGACGATCGAGGACATCTTCATTCCGGAGCCGGCCGACCGGGAGAACCCCGCGCGGTGA
- a CDS encoding DUF2277 domain-containing protein, with product MCRNITTLRGLEPVATEEEIVAAARQYCRKVSGVQKTSAATEEAFERAVELVAEATRDLIAALPPRKVPPKTEPPLRRLARQG from the coding sequence ATGTGCCGCAACATCACCACGCTGCGCGGGCTCGAACCCGTCGCCACCGAGGAAGAGATCGTCGCCGCCGCCCGTCAGTACTGCCGCAAGGTCAGCGGCGTGCAGAAGACGTCCGCGGCGACGGAGGAGGCCTTCGAGCGGGCTGTCGAACTCGTCGCCGAGGCGACCCGCGACCTGATCGCCGCGCTCCCACCCCGCAAGGTTCCCCCGAAGACGGAACCGCCGCTTCGGCGCCTCGCCCGTCAGGGCTGA
- a CDS encoding S4 domain-containing protein: MAVRVDKWLWSVRVYKTRTKAADACSDGKVLVNDTTAKPATRVDVGDVVVAHRRDRIVVYVVKETIEKRVSAARAAACVEDRSPPPEPREAPAAAVFARRDRGAGRPTKRERRDIDRLRRRS, from the coding sequence ATGGCGGTTCGCGTCGACAAGTGGCTGTGGTCGGTCCGGGTCTACAAGACCCGCACGAAGGCCGCGGACGCGTGCAGTGACGGCAAGGTGCTCGTCAACGACACGACGGCGAAGCCGGCGACCCGGGTCGATGTCGGCGATGTCGTCGTCGCCCACCGGCGCGATCGCATCGTGGTCTATGTGGTGAAGGAGACGATCGAGAAACGGGTGTCGGCGGCGCGAGCGGCGGCGTGCGTGGAGGACCGTTCACCACCTCCCGAGCCGCGGGAGGCGCCGGCCGCGGCCGTGTTCGCCCGCCGGGACCGGGGAGCGGGACGGCCGACGAAGCGGGAGCGGCGCGACATCGACCGTCTCCGGCGTCGCTCCTGA
- a CDS encoding HAD-IG family 5'-nucleotidase has product MTDPARGVFSNRTLNLRGVRAIGYDMDYTLIHYFVDEWERAAFEHARGVLADQGWPVEDLTFDPDAFTLGLTFDLDLGNLVKATRFGYAVRAQHGDSHLGFRDLRDTYYGTVVELSDDRFEFMNTLFELSRASLWCQLVARHDVKPLPGITSYASLYRAIDHALGTVHRDGSLKAAIVADPERFVDPDPELVPTLQEQRLAGKQLLLITNSEWSYTQHMMNWAVDRFMPDGETWRDLFDIVIVAAAKPRFFSEPGPIFRVVDERRGLLEPHLGPLVPGEVYHGGNARMVEDSLEHDPAQFLYVGDHLFGDVHVTKDVLRWRTALIARELEAEVAAAAAFADDSTRLREMMDVKIARERAHSALRMARRHKVVQGEDHSELDAEVEAAAAAVTEIDGRIAPLARAATEQGNRTWGPLMRAGIDKSLFARQVEKYADVYTSRVSNFRAETPYGYIRAARGSLPHDAATD; this is encoded by the coding sequence GTGACCGATCCGGCCCGCGGCGTTTTCTCCAACCGCACCCTCAACCTCCGCGGCGTGCGGGCCATCGGCTACGACATGGACTACACGCTGATCCACTACTTCGTGGACGAGTGGGAGCGCGCCGCGTTCGAACACGCCCGCGGCGTGCTCGCCGACCAGGGATGGCCGGTCGAGGACCTCACGTTCGATCCCGACGCCTTCACCCTCGGGCTCACGTTCGACCTCGACCTCGGCAACCTCGTGAAGGCCACCCGATTCGGCTACGCCGTGCGGGCCCAGCACGGCGATTCCCACCTGGGCTTCCGTGACCTGCGCGACACCTACTACGGCACCGTCGTGGAGCTGAGCGACGATCGCTTCGAGTTCATGAACACCCTGTTCGAGCTGAGCCGGGCCTCGCTGTGGTGCCAGCTGGTGGCCCGTCACGACGTGAAACCGCTGCCGGGGATCACCTCCTACGCGTCGCTGTACCGCGCCATCGACCATGCCCTCGGCACGGTGCACCGCGACGGTTCGCTGAAGGCCGCGATCGTCGCCGACCCCGAGCGCTTCGTCGACCCCGATCCCGAGCTGGTCCCGACGCTGCAGGAACAGCGCCTCGCCGGGAAACAGCTGCTGCTCATCACGAACTCCGAATGGTCCTACACCCAGCACATGATGAACTGGGCCGTCGACCGCTTCATGCCGGACGGCGAGACCTGGCGGGACCTCTTCGACATCGTCATCGTGGCCGCCGCGAAGCCCCGGTTCTTCTCCGAGCCGGGCCCGATCTTCCGGGTGGTCGACGAACGGCGCGGGCTGCTCGAACCCCACCTCGGCCCGCTGGTGCCCGGCGAGGTGTACCACGGCGGCAACGCCCGCATGGTCGAGGACAGCCTGGAGCACGATCCGGCCCAGTTCCTCTATGTCGGCGACCACCTCTTCGGCGACGTCCACGTCACCAAGGACGTGCTGCGGTGGCGCACCGCCCTGATCGCACGCGAGCTCGAGGCGGAAGTCGCCGCCGCCGCCGCGTTCGCCGACGACAGCACTCGGCTCCGCGAGATGATGGACGTCAAGATCGCTCGGGAACGGGCCCACTCGGCGTTGCGTATGGCCCGACGGCACAAGGTGGTGCAGGGCGAGGACCACAGCGAGCTGGATGCCGAGGTCGAGGCGGCCGCGGCCGCGGTGACCGAGATCGACGGCCGGATCGCGCCCCTCGCCCGCGCCGCCACCGAGCAGGGAAACCGCACCTGGGGCCCGCTCATGCGGGCCGGTATCGACAAGAGCCTCTTCGCCCGTCAGGTGGAGAAGTACGCCGACGTGTACACGAGCCGGGTCAGCAACTTCCGCGCCGAGACCCCCTACGGCTACATCCGCGCCGCGCGGGGGTCGCTCCCCCACGACGCAGCCACGGACTGA
- a CDS encoding MMPL family transporter produces the protein MVARIGRWCHQNRGKAVGFWFAALALMGIAVATLGSGFDAEQEIPGSETEAGFEVVDEYFGGLGNGLTGQIVFTAEQGVDDPAIVEELTAMFAAANEIEFVTVASPYEGSGGAINPDGTIGFADVNLDREVSQEESGLIGEELAELIPEVDGLTVELGGQALAAFEPPETELIGVAFAVVILILATGSVIAMGLSIGGAVLGVAGGLTLTLLVSNLTHGPQFATTLAVMVGLGVGIDYALFIINRYRDLIHEGEDPLGAITRAMATSGRAVLFAGLTVVLSLLGLLAIGLPFVTGIGMSMAATVLVTLISSLTLLPALLGFGAGRLEVTRVRGVLAAGLVAVGLLGVGLGIAPLAGAFVAALVVLVAGLFVPVLKRPLAAREIKPLRETFAYRWSRLVQSRPWSVALVGTALLLVLTAPVLGLRLGFSDESNYPEESTTRKAYELVAEGFGPGFNGPFLVTARAGSAADVAQLSTVVDALAADPGVAATFGPIPNDPAAAEAFILRVVPTTAPQDLATERLVNHLRDDVIPVAVGDSTLEVFLTGGTAASIDFSDYLAGRTPIFFAAVLTVSFLLLMAVFRSLLVPLKAVIMNLLSISAAYGVVVAIFQWGWLSDLTGIEPAPIEPFIPMMMFAIVFGLSMDYEVFLISRIREEYDRTGDPVESVADGLAGTARVITAAAAIMAVVFGSFLLEDDRIIQVFGTGLASAIILDATLVRMLLVPATMELLGSRNWWIPRWLDRILPHIELEGAAAHRSDREIVGA, from the coding sequence ATGGTCGCTCGAATCGGACGCTGGTGTCATCAGAATCGCGGCAAAGCGGTGGGGTTCTGGTTCGCCGCTCTCGCCCTGATGGGCATCGCGGTCGCGACGCTCGGCAGCGGTTTCGATGCCGAACAGGAGATCCCGGGATCGGAGACCGAAGCCGGTTTCGAGGTGGTCGACGAGTACTTCGGCGGTCTCGGCAACGGGTTGACGGGTCAGATCGTCTTCACGGCCGAGCAGGGCGTCGACGACCCGGCGATCGTCGAGGAGCTGACCGCCATGTTCGCCGCCGCGAACGAGATCGAGTTCGTCACGGTCGCCTCGCCCTACGAGGGCAGCGGCGGCGCGATCAACCCGGACGGGACGATCGGCTTCGCCGATGTGAACCTCGATCGGGAGGTCAGCCAGGAGGAGTCCGGTCTGATCGGCGAGGAGCTCGCCGAGCTCATCCCGGAGGTCGACGGGCTCACGGTCGAGCTGGGCGGACAGGCGCTCGCCGCGTTCGAGCCGCCCGAGACCGAGCTCATCGGCGTCGCGTTCGCCGTGGTGATCCTCATCCTCGCGACCGGATCGGTCATCGCGATGGGGCTCTCGATCGGCGGGGCCGTGCTCGGCGTGGCCGGCGGCCTCACCCTCACGCTGCTCGTCTCGAATCTCACCCACGGCCCCCAGTTCGCGACCACGCTCGCCGTGATGGTCGGGCTCGGCGTGGGCATCGACTACGCCCTCTTCATCATCAACCGCTACCGCGATCTCATCCACGAGGGCGAGGACCCGCTCGGGGCGATCACCCGGGCCATGGCCACCAGCGGTCGCGCCGTGCTCTTCGCCGGCCTCACCGTCGTGCTGTCGCTACTCGGCCTGCTCGCCATCGGTCTGCCCTTCGTGACGGGCATCGGCATGAGCATGGCGGCGACGGTGCTCGTCACGCTCATCTCCTCGCTCACCCTGCTGCCCGCACTGCTCGGTTTCGGCGCCGGACGTCTCGAGGTGACCCGGGTGCGCGGCGTGCTCGCGGCCGGGCTCGTCGCCGTCGGACTCCTCGGCGTCGGCCTCGGCATCGCGCCGCTCGCCGGCGCGTTCGTCGCCGCGCTCGTCGTGCTGGTCGCCGGCCTGTTCGTCCCCGTGCTCAAGCGCCCGCTGGCCGCCCGCGAGATCAAACCGCTCCGCGAGACGTTCGCCTATCGCTGGAGCCGGCTCGTCCAGTCCCGTCCGTGGTCGGTCGCCCTGGTGGGCACGGCGCTGTTGCTCGTGCTCACCGCACCGGTCCTCGGGCTCCGACTCGGATTCTCCGACGAGAGCAACTATCCCGAGGAGAGCACCACACGCAAGGCGTACGAGCTGGTCGCCGAGGGCTTCGGCCCCGGATTCAACGGGCCGTTCCTGGTCACCGCCCGAGCCGGCTCGGCCGCCGACGTCGCCCAGCTGTCCACGGTCGTGGACGCCCTCGCGGCCGATCCGGGCGTGGCGGCCACCTTCGGGCCGATCCCGAACGATCCGGCGGCCGCCGAAGCGTTCATCCTCCGGGTGGTGCCGACGACCGCACCCCAGGACCTCGCCACCGAACGCCTCGTCAACCATCTGCGCGACGACGTCATCCCGGTCGCCGTCGGCGACTCCACCCTCGAGGTCTTCCTCACCGGAGGCACGGCGGCGAGCATCGACTTCAGCGACTATCTCGCGGGGCGGACCCCGATCTTCTTCGCCGCCGTCCTCACGGTGTCGTTCCTCCTGCTGATGGCGGTGTTCCGCTCGCTGCTGGTGCCGCTCAAGGCTGTGATCATGAACCTGCTGTCGATCAGCGCCGCCTACGGCGTGGTGGTGGCGATCTTCCAGTGGGGTTGGCTGAGCGATCTGACCGGCATCGAACCGGCGCCGATCGAGCCCTTCATCCCGATGATGATGTTCGCCATCGTCTTCGGTCTCTCGATGGACTACGAGGTCTTCCTGATCTCGCGGATCCGCGAGGAGTACGACCGCACCGGCGACCCCGTCGAATCCGTCGCCGACGGTTTGGCCGGCACCGCCCGGGTGATCACCGCCGCCGCCGCGATCATGGCGGTCGTGTTCGGCAGCTTCCTGCTGGAGGACGACCGGATCATCCAGGTCTTCGGCACCGGGCTCGCGTCGGCGATCATTCTCGACGCCACCCTCGTCCGCATGCTGCTCGTTCCGGCCACCATGGAGCTGCTGGGATCGCGCAACTGGTGGATCCCCCGGTGGCTCGACCGGATCCTCCCCCACATCGAACTCGAGGGTGCCGCGGCGCACCGGAGCGACCGGGAGATCGTCGGCGCCTAA